GGCGTCGACGATCATGGAGCGCGATGCCCTGCTTGACGAGGGGTGCTCTATCGCACGCGGGGATCTTTCCTAGCCCACTTTCACACCGAAGTACATATCGGCGGCCTTCCCTTGGGGGGAGGCCGCTTTTTCTTACTTGATCAGCGAAACTGAAGGGAACTCTTCGTTTTTTCAAGAACGCTCCCACTCACGTATGTACGCGCGAATGTTTCGGGAGTAAATTGCCACCGGATTGCTTGCAAATATTAGCAAGCATCCGGTATTTCTAGGTTGATGTCTGTGTTCGTAGGCACGCGGGTTGGGGAGGCTGGCCCGCATGAGAGGGAGGGAGGGGAAGCCATGGACATTCTGTCCGACCCGGCAATGCTCGCGCGCATCCAGTTTGCGCTCGCGGCCATCTACCACTACATCTTTGTCCCGATGTCAGTGGGCTTGGGCCTCATCATGGCTATCTCGGAAACACGGTACTACCGGTCTCAGGATCCGCGCGACCGGGCAACGAGCCGTCTGTGGCTCAAGATCTTCACCGTGACGTTTACGGTTGGCGTCGCCACCGGCATCACGATGGAGTTCATGTTCGGCACGAACTGGGCTCAGTACTCGCGCTATGTCGGCGACATCTTCGGCGCGCCGCTTGCTGCCGAGGCTCTGTTTGCCTTCTTCCTCGAGTCCGTGTTCCTTGGGGTCATGCTTTTCGGCCGCAAGAAGGTCTCGAGGACGTTCTACATGATCTCGACGTGGCTCGTCTGGTTTGGATCGGCGCTGTCGGCCCTGTGGATTATCATCGCCAACTCGTGGATGCAGACGCCGGCTGGTTATGAGATCGTCCAAACCGATACGGGTGCTAAGGCGGTGCTGACGAACTTTGCCGAGGCGGTGTTCAACCCCTCGACGTTCGCCCGCTACGCCCACACGCTGTTCGCGCTGCTCATCACCGGCGCGTTCATCGCCATCGCAGTGAGCGCCTACTACCTGCTCAAGAAGAAGCACATCCACTTCGCCAAGACGACGATGCAGTCTTCTGTCATCGTCGCCCTCGTGACGACGGTCATCCTGTTCCCCACGGCTCACGCCCAGGCTGTCGTTGTCGCCGAGAATCAGCCGCTCAAGCTTGCGGCCATGGAGGGCCAGTACGAGACGGAGCCGGCGGCGCTCTACTTGTTCGGCTTCGTGGATACGGTCAACGAGACGGTTCACGGC
This is a stretch of genomic DNA from Coriobacteriia bacterium. It encodes these proteins:
- a CDS encoding cytochrome ubiquinol oxidase subunit I yields the protein MDILSDPAMLARIQFALAAIYHYIFVPMSVGLGLIMAISETRYYRSQDPRDRATSRLWLKIFTVTFTVGVATGITMEFMFGTNWAQYSRYVGDIFGAPLAAEALFAFFLESVFLGVMLFGRKKVSRTFYMISTWLVWFGSALSALWIIIANSWMQTPAGYEIVQTDTGAKAVLTNFAEAVFNPSTFARYAHTLFALLITGAFIAIAVSAYYLLKKKHIHFAKTTMQSSVIVALVTTVILFPTAHAQAVVVAENQPLKLAAMEGQYETEPAALYLFGFVDTVNETVHGLAIPGGTSFLASGDFGKEYPGLYDAAEAEGVSTDEMPPTVFVFQTYHGMVMLSGAIALCLIVALWVTFKRLKKTPEGETPTINKWLLRLLLVSPLFPLLAIELGWLTAEFGRQPWVVQGLLRTNDAISGAVTSGELIFTIIVFAVIYLAILIAWAGIVIHIVKKGPGEPRLSTASAAAASADAPSASDGKEA